GTTGTTCTGCCATCTGTTCCCTGTATTTTATTTTCAGTCAATAACGCGGGGATTCTAACAAACTCAAACGGCAGAACTAAGCAACTCTTTGCTGTTATAAGATACCTTCATAATCCAGCGATAATTATTAGCAAAACACGTTATGCTGAATAAAACGTCAATTACAATAATCCAGCAGATTCGTTATCGCGTTAGAAAGATGCTTCTGACGGTGATAAATTAGGTATAACGTACGCTCGAGTTGTAGCTCTTCCACTTCAAGCTCCACCAGCGTGCCATTATCTAACTGCTCCGCAATCACGCGTCGAGATAAACAGCTGATGCCCATCCCAAAGCGTACCGCATGTTTAATCGCTTCAGAATTGCCTAACTCCATTAAAATATGGAAGCCTGGAAGGTGTGCAAATAGTAGTTGGTCTAGTACATCGCGCGTACCAGAACCTCTTTCACGCAAGATCCATGGCGCATCTTTTAACTCTTTTAAGGTGACTTTTTTCTTCGCTAATGGGTTACTTGGTGCAGCAAACACCACTAACTCATCTTTTAACCACGGTTTTGAAATGAGTTCAGGGCTATGACAAACCCCTTCAATCAGCCCTACATCCGCCCGAAACTCCATCACGCCTTTAATGACTTCTTCGGTATTTCCGATAAATAATTCCAGTGGAATTTCAGGATTATCATGACGGTACCCGGCTAGAATCTCAGGCAACATATAGTTACCGATTGTGGTACTTGCCGCCAAACGAACTGCACCCATCTCTTTTTTGAACAGTTGCTCGACTTCAAATGCTTGTTCTAATAACGCTAATGCCTTTGGGTAAAGTAGGCGGCCATGTTCGTTAGTGACAAGTCGTTTACCTACACGGTCAAAGAGTTGTACGCCTAACTGCCCTTCCAAGTCAGTCAGTGAAGCACTCACTGCGGACTGCGATAACGCTAATAATTGCGATGCCTGTGTCGTGGAGCCACTTTTCAATACTTCCGTGAAAACTTCAAGCTGCCTCAGTGTAATACGCATACAGAAAGCTCCAAGATGATTATGTAGTTGTAATAATATTGTTAATATTAATCATTTATTAGCAATATACCAGAAGAAACTCCTAATCTATTTTTTAGATAAATAATACAAAAACAATCAATTTAGATTATTGAATTTTTTGTTATATGCTTATTCCAACTTAATCTAAGTCGTCATAAAGAGTGTAGTCATGGATAAAACTGGAACCAAAGCAATAACACAAAATCGTTCGTTCCCTATTCTAAAACTTGTTCCGGGGATCATTTTAGCGGGAATTTTAACAGCCATAGCCATATACCTTGGTGAACAGTCATGGTTTATGGATATCGGCCTGGGCGCGCTCACCCTGGCTATTCTTCTTGGTATTTGTGTAGGAAATACCGTTTACCCTGTGGTTAGTACAAGTAGTGATGCAGGGATCAAATTTGCTAAGCACTATTTTTTACGTGCCGGTATTATTTTGTATGGCTTTCGCCTGACTTTTCAGCAAATTACCGATGTAGGAGCCACAGGGCTGATTATTGATGCGCTGACATTAACCTCCACTTTTTTATTAGCTTATTGGCTTGGTAAAAAAGTGTTCAAACTGGATGATGAAACCACCATGCTAATTGGTGCTGGTAGCAGTATTTGTGGAGCCGCAGCCGTAATGGCAACCGAGCCAGTGGTTAAAGCGTCTGCAAGTAAGGTCGCTGTTGCCGTTTCAACCGTGGTTATCTTCGGTACCATCGGTATTTTCGTTTACCCATGGTTATATCAGTTAAATGCGCATTTCGGATGGATCCCTGCAACTCAGGAAACGTTCGGGATTTATATCGGTTCAACTGTTCATGAAGTCGCCCAAGTCGTTGCCGCAGGTCATACTATCGGTCCAGATGCAGAAAATGCCTCAGTGATAGCGAAAATGTTGCGAGTGATGATGCTAGCTCCGTTTTTAATTATTTTATCTGCATTTATTAGCCGTAAAAATGCTGCTAGCACGCAAGAAGACGCCCAAAAAAGTAAAATTACGATCCCTTGGTTTGCCGTAATTTTTATTTTGGTCGCCGCATTTAACTCATTCAACTTATTACCTGAGCAACTGGTTAAACAAATTATTACGTTAGATACCATCTTATTAGCAATGGCAATGGTGGCATTAGGGTTAACAACGCATGTCAGCGCGATTCGACAAGCGGGGATCAAACCTTTACTGATGGCGGCTATCTTATTTGCTTGGTTAATTTTCGGCGGTATCGTGATTAACGTTGTTATTCAGTCGGTGTTTTAACCCTCATTTTCTACTTGCTAAGTTTGTCTCCTTTTTTGAGCACCTCCGATTGCCGCTTTTTATAAGCGGCATTTTTTTATTGGTTTCATTTCTTTAGTTATTAATGGCATACTCCTGAAAAAAGGAGTCAATCATGAAATATGTTGGAGCACATGTCAGCGCCTCTGGCGGCGTTGACCAAGCAGTGATTCGCGCCCATGAAATTGGAGCCACCGCATTCGCCTTATTCACCAAGAATCAGCGTCAATGGAAAGCCGCCCCCCTTAGCGACGAATTAATTAAAAGTTTCAAACAAAACTGCGCTAAATACGGTTATGGGAAACACCAAATTTTACCCCACGACAGTTATCTCATTAATTTGGGGCACCCTGAATTTGAAGCATTAGAGAAATCTCGTGTCGCTTTTATTGATGAAATGCAACGCTGTATGCAATTGGGTATCGACCTGCTGAACTTCCATCCCGGCAGCCACCTTAAGCAAATTGAAGTTGATGATTGCCTAGCGCGCATTGCAGAATCAATCAATATCGCCTTAGAAGAAACTGAAGGCGTTATCGCCGTTATTGAAAATACCGCAGGACAAGGAACAAACCTTGGCTTTGATTTTACTCATCTAGCTAAAATCATCGAACGAGTGAAAGATCAAAGCCGTGTAGGTGTTTGTATTGATACTTGCCATGCCTTTGCTGCAGGTTATGACCTGCGCACAGCGGAAGATTGCGAAAAAACATTCCAACAGTTTTCTGATATTGTGGGCTTTGAATTCTTAAAAGGTATGCATCTTAATGATGCGAAAAGTGAATTTGCCAGTCGCGTTGACCGTCATCATAGCTTAGGTGAAGGTAATATAGGCTATGCGCCATTTAGCTATATTATGAAAGACCCGCGTTTTGATGGTATTCCGCTGATTTTAGAGACCATCAATCCCGATATTTGGCCACAAGAAATTACATGGTTAAAATCTCAACAAACTCGCTAAAACCGCCAATAAACTAGAATCATCGCAAATAAAAAGGCGGCCTTCTATAAGCCGCCTTCTCAATGAAATAATCGTAAAATAATTACAGCGATTTCATCTCAATTTTTGCCATCATATCTGCCAGTTTATTACGGTTTTTCAAGCCAACATCTGGCTGTGAAACCGATAAGGCAGAAATTGCGGTCGCCATACGGAGTGTATGTTCGCTAGTCTCACCATTTAATAAACCGTAAGCTAACCCTGCAACCATTGAATCGCCAGCCCCTACCGTACTGACAACCTCACATTGAGGGGGCTTCGCTAGCCAAGACCCTGAAGCATTTACCCAAAGAGCGCCTTCTTCACCAAGAGAAATGACCACGTGAGAAATGCCTTTATCGCGCAATTCATGAGCCGCCGCAATGACATCTTTTAGATCCGGTAATTTGCGCCCTACCCATGTTTCTAACTCTTGACGATTAGGTTTAACTAACCATGGAGATGCTTTCAGGCCCGCTTTTAATGCTTCGCGGCTGCTATCAAAGATAATACAAGGGCATAACTGACGCAGGCGAGTCATCCAACGTGTGAATTCTTCAGGTTCAATTCCGTTAGGTAAACTTCCGCTTACCACCACCATATCAAAATGACCAAGCCAATTAAGGGATTCCGTGGAAAAACGGTTCCAATCTTCTTTGCTGACATCAAAACCAGAGAAATTAAAGTCTGTCGACTCACCGTTATTTTCTGTGAGCTTAACATTAATGCGTGTACGACCTGGCACCATGCTAAAACGGTTTGCCATGCCATTTTCACTAAAGAAGTGTTGGAACTCTTCTTGGTTGTCCTTACCCATAAAGCCGCTAACAGTGATATCAATACCGAGGTCACGCAGGACTTTCCCCACATTGACCCCTTTACCTCCAGCATTGAGACTAGCAGTCTTAACTAAATTGACTTCACCGACTTCGATGGAAGGGCATAGCCCCACAAGGTCATAAGCAGGATTTAATGTAATTGTAGCAACCCGGCGAGTCATAACCACTTATCTCCCTTATCATTATTGTCTTTGTGTAGACAGTCTTATCACAAGATTTTCAGGGCATAGTTATAACATTAATAACTGTTGGTTTCAGTGATATTTGTATTTTT
The Providencia alcalifaciens DNA segment above includes these coding regions:
- the fruK gene encoding 1-phosphofructokinase, encoding MTRRVATITLNPAYDLVGLCPSIEVGEVNLVKTASLNAGGKGVNVGKVLRDLGIDITVSGFMGKDNQEEFQHFFSENGMANRFSMVPGRTRINVKLTENNGESTDFNFSGFDVSKEDWNRFSTESLNWLGHFDMVVVSGSLPNGIEPEEFTRWMTRLRQLCPCIIFDSSREALKAGLKASPWLVKPNRQELETWVGRKLPDLKDVIAAAHELRDKGISHVVISLGEEGALWVNASGSWLAKPPQCEVVSTVGAGDSMVAGLAYGLLNGETSEHTLRMATAISALSVSQPDVGLKNRNKLADMMAKIEMKSL
- the yieE gene encoding DNA-binding transcriptional regulator YeiE yields the protein MRITLRQLEVFTEVLKSGSTTQASQLLALSQSAVSASLTDLEGQLGVQLFDRVGKRLVTNEHGRLLYPKALALLEQAFEVEQLFKKEMGAVRLAASTTIGNYMLPEILAGYRHDNPEIPLELFIGNTEEVIKGVMEFRADVGLIEGVCHSPELISKPWLKDELVVFAAPSNPLAKKKVTLKELKDAPWILRERGSGTRDVLDQLLFAHLPGFHILMELGNSEAIKHAVRFGMGISCLSRRVIAEQLDNGTLVELEVEELQLERTLYLIYHRQKHLSNAITNLLDYCN
- a CDS encoding YeiH family protein; this encodes MDKTGTKAITQNRSFPILKLVPGIILAGILTAIAIYLGEQSWFMDIGLGALTLAILLGICVGNTVYPVVSTSSDAGIKFAKHYFLRAGIILYGFRLTFQQITDVGATGLIIDALTLTSTFLLAYWLGKKVFKLDDETTMLIGAGSSICGAAAVMATEPVVKASASKVAVAVSTVVIFGTIGIFVYPWLYQLNAHFGWIPATQETFGIYIGSTVHEVAQVVAAGHTIGPDAENASVIAKMLRVMMLAPFLIILSAFISRKNAASTQEDAQKSKITIPWFAVIFILVAAFNSFNLLPEQLVKQIITLDTILLAMAMVALGLTTHVSAIRQAGIKPLLMAAILFAWLIFGGIVINVVIQSVF
- the nfo gene encoding deoxyribonuclease IV, which codes for MKYVGAHVSASGGVDQAVIRAHEIGATAFALFTKNQRQWKAAPLSDELIKSFKQNCAKYGYGKHQILPHDSYLINLGHPEFEALEKSRVAFIDEMQRCMQLGIDLLNFHPGSHLKQIEVDDCLARIAESINIALEETEGVIAVIENTAGQGTNLGFDFTHLAKIIERVKDQSRVGVCIDTCHAFAAGYDLRTAEDCEKTFQQFSDIVGFEFLKGMHLNDAKSEFASRVDRHHSLGEGNIGYAPFSYIMKDPRFDGIPLILETINPDIWPQEITWLKSQQTR